A DNA window from Sphingomonas changnyeongensis contains the following coding sequences:
- a CDS encoding YdbH domain-containing protein — MTGPIPGGRIEGLAFDLGGRIAAAPMLNPGCTAIGFARAAIGEIVLDPARARLCATGRSLLDGAAVRDLVLTGRSGDAPLRLAAGRLTVDRDGLAATGLAARLGTGDAASMVEVESLSGRFGRAGGRFAGLSGRIGTVPLLMSGGAGSWRLAGGVLDVGAAARIADRAAAARFEPLAVPDLSLRLAGGMVRASGTLRHPATGTAVAKVSIDHDLARGQGAADLRVVGLRFGPDLQPEALTPLTLGVVASVDGVIDGTARIGWAGAEVTSSGVFDYDAAALAAAFGPVNGLKGRIRFTDLLGLVTAPDQRATIAAVNPGVLVENGEVAYSLLPGRRMALAGATWPLAGGRISIRPTVWDFAADQPRQMTVDLSGIDAAQFIGRLEVRNLDATGIFDGVVPMVFDRDGGRIVGGMLRARPPGGRIAYVGDVSKADLGIWGDIAFDALQSISYRDLTIALDGAVDGEMISQIRFDGVSRGTIAPVATGLIARLGGQLAAQVQRLPFRFNIRVTAPFRGLLSSARSFYDPGLILRDRLPPELRPADPVPARPAVQAGVSRNRR, encoded by the coding sequence ATGACCGGGCCGATCCCCGGCGGCCGGATCGAGGGGCTGGCATTCGATCTGGGCGGGCGGATCGCCGCCGCGCCGATGCTCAATCCCGGCTGCACCGCCATCGGCTTTGCCCGCGCGGCGATTGGCGAGATTGTCCTTGATCCGGCGCGCGCGCGGCTGTGCGCCACCGGCAGGTCGCTGCTCGACGGTGCGGCGGTCCGTGATCTGGTGCTGACCGGCCGGTCGGGCGACGCGCCGCTGCGGCTTGCCGCCGGGCGGCTGACCGTCGATCGTGATGGCCTTGCCGCGACCGGCCTCGCGGCCCGGCTCGGCACCGGCGATGCCGCGAGCATGGTCGAGGTCGAGAGTCTGTCAGGCCGGTTTGGCCGAGCCGGTGGCCGCTTTGCCGGCCTGTCCGGACGGATCGGCACGGTGCCGCTGCTCATGTCCGGCGGCGCGGGCAGCTGGCGGCTGGCGGGCGGCGTGCTTGATGTGGGTGCCGCCGCGCGGATCGCCGACCGCGCCGCCGCCGCCCGGTTCGAGCCGCTGGCCGTGCCCGACCTGTCGCTCCGGCTGGCGGGTGGCATGGTCAGGGCCAGCGGAACGCTGCGCCACCCCGCGACCGGCACGGCGGTCGCCAAGGTGAGCATCGACCATGATCTGGCGCGCGGGCAGGGCGCGGCGGATCTGCGCGTCGTCGGGCTGCGGTTCGGGCCTGATCTCCAGCCCGAGGCGCTGACCCCGCTCACCCTCGGCGTGGTCGCTTCGGTCGATGGCGTGATCGACGGCACCGCGCGCATCGGCTGGGCGGGGGCTGAGGTGACGAGCAGCGGCGTGTTCGATTATGATGCCGCCGCGCTTGCCGCCGCGTTCGGTCCGGTCAACGGGCTCAAGGGGCGTATCCGCTTCACCGACCTGCTCGGCCTTGTCACCGCGCCCGATCAGCGCGCGACCATCGCCGCCGTCAATCCGGGCGTGCTCGTTGAAAATGGCGAGGTCGCCTACAGCCTGCTGCCCGGGCGGCGGATGGCGCTGGCCGGTGCCACATGGCCGCTTGCCGGCGGGCGCATTTCGATCCGCCCGACGGTCTGGGATTTTGCCGCCGACCAGCCGCGCCAGATGACCGTCGATTTGAGCGGCATCGATGCCGCGCAGTTCATCGGCCGGCTCGAGGTGCGCAACCTCGATGCCACCGGCATTTTCGACGGTGTCGTGCCGATGGTGTTCGACCGCGATGGCGGGCGCATCGTCGGCGGGATGCTGCGCGCCCGCCCGCCCGGCGGCCGCATCGCCTATGTCGGCGATGTATCCAAGGCCGATCTCGGCATCTGGGGCGATATCGCGTTCGATGCGCTGCAATCGATCAGCTACCGCGATCTGACCATCGCGCTCGACGGGGCGGTGGATGGCGAGATGATCAGCCAGATCCGCTTCGACGGGGTCAGCCGCGGCACCATCGCCCCGGTCGCGACCGGGCTGATCGCGCGGCTGGGCGGTCAGCTGGCCGCGCAGGTGCAGCGTCTGCCGTTCCGGTTCAATATCCGCGTGACGGCGCCGTTTCGCGGCCTGTTGTCGAGCGCGCGCAGCTTTTATGACCCCGGCCTGATCCTGCGTGACCGGCTGCCGCCGGAGCTGAGGCCGGCCGATCCGGTTCCGGCGCGCCCCGCCGTTCAGGCCGGGGTCAGCCGGAACCGCCGATAG
- the recO gene encoding DNA repair protein RecO, producing the protein MIIEAQALILAVRAHGEHGAVIRALTPAHGLQPGYVRGGRSRALRPVLSPGNVVALSLRARTETQLAAATAELVHSRAPLLAEPLPAAAIDWLCALTAATLPEGYAYPAVHDALAAVLDAVEHAPSARGWAPAIWRFEALLLAELGYGLAGGLPERRAAGPEAGGGGDATGDATGDAIARHLLPGRRGVILAARDRLRTRLARAGSGG; encoded by the coding sequence ATGATCATCGAGGCGCAGGCGCTGATCCTGGCGGTGCGCGCGCATGGCGAGCATGGCGCGGTGATCCGCGCGCTGACCCCGGCCCATGGCCTGCAGCCAGGCTATGTCCGGGGTGGCCGGTCGCGGGCGCTCCGGCCAGTGCTGTCGCCGGGCAACGTCGTCGCGCTCAGCCTGCGCGCCCGCACCGAGACGCAGCTTGCCGCCGCCACCGCCGAGCTGGTGCACAGCCGCGCGCCGCTGCTCGCCGAACCGCTGCCGGCGGCGGCGATCGACTGGCTGTGCGCGCTCACCGCCGCGACGCTGCCCGAGGGGTATGCCTATCCTGCCGTGCATGACGCGCTGGCCGCGGTGCTCGATGCCGTCGAACATGCGCCGAGCGCGCGCGGCTGGGCGCCCGCGATCTGGCGGTTCGAGGCGCTGCTGCTGGCCGAGCTTGGTTATGGGCTGGCCGGGGGGCTGCCGGAGCGACGCGCAGCAGGGCCGGAGGCTGGCGGCGGCGGCGATGCGACGGGTGATGCGACCGGCGATGCCATTGCCCGTCACCTGCTGCCGGGCCGGCGCGGCGTCATTCTGGCGGCGCGCGACCGGCTGCGCACCCGGCTGGCGCGTGCCGGCAGCGGGGGCTGA
- a CDS encoding YdbL family protein encodes MMRFALIPVALMVAAPAAAQVAGLTAVLDSGAVGERADGYLGVRSAVDAGIRAQIDQINIKRRALYTEKAAARGVSVEEIAAATGCQTLKRVAPGHAYSLDGTNWRVRGAGDPPPRGLNCPD; translated from the coding sequence ATGATGAGATTTGCCCTGATCCCGGTCGCGCTGATGGTGGCGGCCCCTGCCGCCGCCCAGGTCGCGGGGCTGACCGCCGTGCTCGATTCCGGCGCGGTCGGCGAACGCGCCGACGGCTATCTGGGCGTGCGCAGCGCCGTCGATGCGGGCATCCGCGCCCAGATCGATCAGATCAACATCAAGCGCCGCGCGCTCTACACCGAAAAGGCGGCGGCGCGCGGCGTGTCGGTCGAGGAGATTGCCGCGGCAACGGGCTGCCAGACGCTGAAGCGCGTCGCGCCGGGCCATGCCTATTCGCTCGACGGCACCAACTGGCGCGTGCGCGGGGCCGGCGACCCGCCGCCGCGCGGTCTGAACTGCCCGGACTGA
- a CDS encoding F0F1 ATP synthase subunit A, with amino-acid sequence MHQFEVQTIADMFTLGGQKIAFTNSAAFMVAALIGLWAFMLMGMKRQLVPGRGQMMVEAFVGFIDKLLAQNIGKAGRKYVPYVFTLFMFILFANLLGLLPLGLFGLHPFTFTSHFTVTGVLAILSFSIVLVVGFVRHGLHFFSLFAPKGTPAPVLLLVAPIEFVSFMVRPFSLALRLFVAMTAGHILLKVLAYFIVQAAGAGAGTGLAVGIPSFALMVGVSALEVLVAAVQAYVFALLTSLYINDAEHLHAH; translated from the coding sequence ATGCACCAGTTCGAGGTGCAGACGATTGCCGACATGTTCACGCTGGGCGGCCAGAAAATCGCGTTCACCAACAGCGCGGCGTTCATGGTCGCGGCGCTTATCGGCCTGTGGGCGTTCATGCTGATGGGCATGAAGCGCCAGCTGGTGCCGGGGCGCGGGCAGATGATGGTCGAGGCGTTTGTCGGTTTCATCGACAAGCTGCTGGCGCAGAATATCGGCAAGGCCGGGCGCAAATATGTGCCCTATGTCTTCACGCTGTTCATGTTCATCCTGTTCGCCAACCTGCTCGGCCTGCTGCCGCTTGGCCTGTTCGGGCTGCATCCCTTCACCTTCACCAGCCATTTCACGGTGACGGGCGTGCTCGCGATCCTGTCCTTCTCGATCGTGCTGGTGGTCGGCTTTGTCCGCCACGGTCTCCACTTCTTCAGCCTGTTCGCGCCCAAGGGCACGCCCGCGCCGGTGCTGCTGCTGGTCGCGCCGATCGAGTTCGTGTCGTTCATGGTGCGCCCGTTCAGCCTTGCGCTGCGGCTGTTCGTCGCGATGACCGCGGGCCATATCCTGCTGAAGGTGCTCGCCTATTTCATCGTGCAGGCGGCGGGTGCCGGTGCCGGCACCGGGCTGGCCGTCGGCATTCCCAGCTTTGCGCTGATGGTCGGCGTGTCGGCGCTCGAAGTGCTGGTCGCGGCGGTCCAGGCCTATGTGTTCGCGCTGCTGACGTCGCTCTACATCAACGATGCCGAGCATCTCCACGCGCACTGA
- the uvrC gene encoding excinuclease ABC subunit UvrC, whose product MSRPNTPDRFNEESAAYSVRGADAPDLDLGIAAIRNVLRTLPARPGVYRMQDARGDVLYVGKARALKNRVTNYTQVTRLPRRLQRMVAQTRAMTIVTTNSEAEALLLEAQLIKRYRPPYNVLLRDDKSFPYILLGAEHDYPRIQKHRGAQRAKGNYYGPFASAGSVTRTLNALQKLFLLRSCSDSFFANRSRPCLLYQIKRCSAPCVGRITPDAYGELVADAKAFLAGKSTQVQAKLGAAMQDAAERMDFELAAIYRDRLRALTFIQGSQAINADGLGDADIFALASKGGTVGIQGFFIRGGQNWGHRSFFPTHVEDLAEDAVLTSFLMQFYEEVPPPRTILLDRPLDEAELVAEALAPAAGGKVAILAPQRGDRRRLIDQARRNAEEALDRRLAESTTQARLLRELAELFELDGPPQRIEVYDNSHIMGTNALGAMIVAGPDGFLKNCYRKFNIRRPETAPGDDFAMMREVFERRFARAQNDDPDREGGDWPDLVLIDGGRGQLNAALRTLGDMGIEDVPLVGVSKGPDRNAGRETFHLPGGRELTLPPNAPVLFYLQRLRDEAHRFAIGAHRQKRAKAIGASPLDEVPGIGPARKRALLMHFGTARAVRAASLEDLQKAPGVSRSVAQLVYDHFHQR is encoded by the coding sequence ATGTCGCGCCCCAACACCCCTGACCGGTTCAACGAGGAAAGCGCCGCCTATTCGGTGCGCGGGGCGGATGCGCCCGACCTTGATCTGGGCATTGCCGCGATCCGCAACGTGCTGCGCACGCTGCCCGCCCGGCCGGGCGTCTACCGGATGCAGGATGCGCGCGGCGATGTGCTCTATGTCGGCAAGGCGCGGGCGCTCAAAAACCGGGTGACCAATTACACGCAGGTCACACGGCTACCCCGGCGGCTGCAGCGGATGGTCGCGCAGACCCGGGCGATGACGATCGTGACGACGAACAGCGAGGCCGAGGCGCTGCTGCTCGAAGCGCAGCTGATCAAGCGCTATCGCCCGCCCTATAATGTGCTGCTGCGCGACGACAAAAGCTTTCCCTATATCCTGCTGGGCGCGGAGCATGACTATCCGCGCATCCAGAAGCATCGCGGGGCGCAGCGGGCCAAAGGCAATTATTACGGGCCGTTCGCCAGCGCCGGATCGGTGACGCGCACGCTCAATGCGCTGCAAAAGCTGTTCCTGCTGCGCTCGTGCAGCGACAGCTTCTTCGCCAACCGGTCGCGGCCCTGCCTGCTCTATCAGATCAAGCGCTGCTCCGCCCCCTGTGTCGGGCGGATCACGCCCGATGCCTATGGCGAGCTGGTGGCCGACGCCAAGGCGTTCCTGGCCGGCAAATCGACCCAGGTGCAGGCCAAGCTGGGCGCGGCGATGCAGGACGCGGCCGAGCGGATGGATTTCGAGCTGGCCGCCATCTACCGCGACCGGCTGCGCGCGCTGACCTTCATCCAGGGCAGCCAGGCGATCAATGCCGACGGGCTGGGCGATGCCGATATCTTCGCGCTGGCGAGCAAGGGCGGGACGGTCGGCATCCAGGGGTTTTTCATCCGCGGCGGGCAGAATTGGGGGCATCGCAGCTTCTTTCCGACCCATGTCGAAGATCTGGCCGAAGACGCGGTGCTGACCAGCTTTCTGATGCAATTCTACGAAGAGGTGCCGCCGCCGCGCACCATCCTGCTCGACCGGCCGCTGGACGAGGCGGAGCTGGTGGCCGAGGCGCTGGCCCCGGCGGCGGGCGGCAAGGTCGCGATCCTCGCCCCGCAGCGCGGCGACCGGCGGCGGCTGATCGATCAGGCGCGCCGCAATGCCGAGGAAGCGCTCGACCGGCGGCTCGCCGAAAGCACCACCCAGGCGCGGCTGCTGCGCGAACTGGCCGAGCTGTTCGAGCTGGACGGCCCGCCGCAGCGCATCGAGGTCTATGACAACAGCCACATCATGGGCACCAATGCGCTGGGCGCGATGATCGTCGCCGGGCCGGACGGGTTCCTCAAGAATTGCTATCGCAAGTTCAATATCCGCAGGCCCGAAACCGCGCCCGGAGACGATTTCGCGATGATGCGCGAGGTGTTCGAGCGCCGCTTCGCCCGCGCGCAGAATGACGATCCCGACCGCGAGGGCGGCGACTGGCCCGATCTGGTGTTGATCGATGGCGGGCGCGGCCAGCTCAATGCCGCGCTGCGCACGCTGGGCGATATGGGGATCGAGGATGTGCCGCTGGTCGGCGTGTCCAAGGGGCCGGACCGCAATGCCGGGCGCGAGACTTTCCATCTGCCCGGCGGGCGCGAGCTGACGCTGCCGCCCAACGCGCCGGTGCTGTTCTATCTGCAAAGGCTGCGTGACGAGGCGCACCGTTTTGCCATCGGCGCGCACCGCCAGAAACGCGCCAAGGCCATTGGCGCATCGCCGCTGGACGAGGTGCCGGGCATCGGCCCGGCGCGCAAGCGGGCGCTGCTGATGCATTTCGGCACCGCCCGCGCGGTGCGCGCGGCAAGCCTTGAGGATCTGCAAAAGGCCCCTGGCGTGTCGCGCAGCGTCGCCCAGCTTGTCTATGACCATTTTCATCAGCGCTGA
- a CDS encoding F0F1 ATP synthase subunit B family protein has product MPQIDQVAATYASQLFWLLITFGLAFFIVGRGMVPKIQSTMDARDAQVAADLAAAEAARGAADTAEQDWRARENAARESARAKLTAAQAEAATRAEAVLAAADAAQAARIADAEARIAAAAAQAAGEIEAVAADAARAIVARVSGAEISDVEAQGAVKAVLNG; this is encoded by the coding sequence ATGCCCCAGATCGATCAAGTCGCCGCAACCTATGCATCGCAGCTGTTCTGGCTGCTGATCACGTTCGGCCTTGCCTTTTTCATCGTTGGCCGGGGAATGGTTCCCAAGATCCAGTCAACCATGGACGCCCGTGACGCGCAGGTCGCGGCGGATCTGGCGGCAGCCGAGGCGGCGCGTGGCGCCGCCGACACGGCCGAGCAGGACTGGCGGGCGCGCGAAAATGCCGCCCGCGAGTCGGCACGTGCTAAGCTGACCGCTGCCCAGGCCGAAGCGGCGACCCGCGCCGAAGCGGTGCTGGCTGCGGCCGATGCCGCCCAGGCGGCGCGGATCGCCGATGCCGAAGCGCGCATTGCCGCCGCTGCCGCCCAGGCGGCGGGGGAAATCGAGGCCGTTGCCGCCGATGCGGCGCGCGCCATCGTTGCCCGCGTGTCGGGTGCCGAGATCTCGGACGTCGAGGCGCAGGGCGCCGTCAAGGCGGTGTTGAATGGTTGA
- a CDS encoding SDR family oxidoreductase produces MQVRGLNVVVTGGTDGIGRHLAAQLHDAGAAVIVIGRDAERLAAARAAGMEAIAADLSNRAGCDALIAALAGRPIDMLINNAGMNSDFDVDGVMDRDMTDRAIFLNLNAPIHLVAGLLPALRARPQAAIVNVTSGLAYAPRAGAPVYCATKAGLRSFTQTLRHQLRDSRIRVIEVLPPVVDTRMTAANRHRKMPADACARDIIAAIRADRLEAPVGAARLLRILANIAPAAARRIMIRY; encoded by the coding sequence ATGCAGGTGCGCGGGCTGAACGTGGTGGTGACCGGCGGCACCGACGGGATCGGCCGCCATCTGGCCGCCCAGCTGCACGATGCGGGCGCGGCGGTGATCGTGATCGGCCGCGATGCCGAGCGGCTGGCCGCCGCCCGCGCGGCGGGGATGGAGGCAATCGCCGCCGACCTGTCGAACCGCGCCGGATGCGACGCGCTGATCGCCGCGCTTGCCGGCCGGCCGATCGACATGCTGATCAACAATGCCGGCATGAACAGCGATTTCGATGTCGACGGGGTGATGGACCGCGACATGACGGACCGGGCGATCTTCCTGAACCTCAATGCCCCGATCCATCTGGTCGCGGGGCTGCTGCCCGCGCTGCGCGCCCGGCCGCAGGCGGCGATCGTCAATGTGACGTCGGGCCTTGCCTATGCGCCGCGCGCCGGCGCGCCCGTCTATTGCGCAACCAAGGCCGGGCTGCGCAGCTTTACCCAGACGCTGCGCCACCAGCTCCGCGACAGCCGGATCAGGGTGATCGAGGTGCTGCCGCCGGTCGTCGACACGCGGATGACCGCGGCCAACCGCCACCGCAAGATGCCCGCCGATGCCTGTGCACGCGACATCATCGCGGCGATCCGCGCCGACCGGCTGGAAGCGCCGGTGGGCGCGGCGCGGCTGCTGCGGATCCTGGCCAATATCGCCCCGGCGGCCGCACGGCGGATCATGATCCGATACTGA
- the leuB gene encoding 3-isopropylmalate dehydrogenase yields MRLCTGRLPFSGEGAGAGRDIGGDGIGPDVVAQAVRVLTALDLGLDFAEAPVGGHAYRVAGHPLPPETLALAARADAILFGAVGDPDCDGLERQLRPEQAILGLRRELGLFANLRPARLFPGLADASALRPEVAGAIDLMIVRELTGDVYFGTPRGRRTTADGLREGFDTMRYDEAEIARIARLGFETARGRRGRLCSVDKANVLETSQLWRDVVTEIAAEYSDVALTHMYVDNAAMQLVRAPGQFDTIVTGNLFGDILSDQASMCVGSIGLLPSASLDAAGKGLYEPIHGSAPDIAGQDRANPLATILSAAMMLRHSLGLADAAARIEAAVAAVLASGARTADLGGTIGTAAMGDRVIAALAA; encoded by the coding sequence ATGCGGCTTTGCACCGGCAGGCTGCCGTTTTCTGGGGAGGGTGCTGGTGCTGGTCGCGATATTGGCGGGGACGGGATCGGGCCGGACGTGGTCGCCCAGGCGGTGCGGGTGCTGACGGCGCTCGACCTCGGTCTCGACTTTGCCGAGGCACCGGTCGGCGGCCATGCCTATCGCGTCGCCGGCCACCCGCTGCCGCCCGAGACGCTGGCGCTGGCCGCGCGCGCCGATGCCATCCTGTTCGGCGCGGTCGGCGATCCGGACTGTGACGGGCTGGAGCGGCAGTTGCGGCCCGAACAGGCGATCCTGGGCCTGCGCCGCGAACTGGGGCTGTTCGCCAATCTGCGGCCGGCGCGGCTGTTTCCGGGGCTGGCCGACGCCTCTGCGCTGCGCCCCGAAGTCGCCGGGGCGATCGACCTGATGATCGTCCGCGAACTGACGGGCGACGTCTATTTCGGCACGCCGCGCGGCCGCCGCACGACCGCCGATGGGCTGCGCGAAGGCTTTGACACGATGCGCTATGACGAGGCGGAGATTGCCCGCATCGCGCGGCTGGGGTTCGAAACCGCGCGGGGGCGGCGCGGGCGGCTGTGTTCGGTCGACAAGGCCAATGTGCTCGAAACCTCGCAGCTGTGGCGCGACGTGGTGACCGAAATCGCCGCCGAATATTCCGATGTCGCGCTCACCCATATGTATGTCGACAATGCCGCGATGCAGCTGGTGCGCGCGCCGGGGCAGTTCGACACGATCGTGACCGGCAATCTGTTCGGCGACATATTGTCGGATCAGGCATCGATGTGCGTCGGCTCGATCGGGTTGCTGCCCTCGGCCTCGCTCGATGCGGCGGGCAAGGGGCTGTACGAGCCGATCCACGGCTCCGCCCCCGACATTGCCGGGCAGGACCGGGCCAATCCGCTGGCAACGATCCTGTCGGCGGCCATGATGCTGCGCCATTCGCTGGGGCTGGCCGACGCGGCGGCGCGGATCGAGGCGGCGGTCGCCGCCGTGCTCGCCTCGGGCGCGCGCACCGCCGATCTGGGCGGCACGATCGGCACCGCAGCGATGGGCGACCGGGTGATCGCCGCGCTCGCCGCTTGA
- a CDS encoding YnbE family lipoprotein: MRVLVVPFLAIVTAGCVQVNAPDRPIEINLNVNIKQEVLVRLQRDAQELIEQNSELFPQ, encoded by the coding sequence ATGCGGGTTCTTGTCGTTCCTTTCCTGGCGATCGTCACGGCCGGCTGTGTGCAGGTGAATGCGCCCGACCGGCCGATCGAGATCAATCTTAACGTCAACATCAAGCAGGAGGTGCTCGTCCGGCTGCAGCGCGACGCGCAGGAGCTGATCGAGCAGAATTCGGAGCTGTTTCCGCAATGA
- a CDS encoding AtpZ/AtpI family protein: MLDRLFGTSPWLLLALLFLGTVSAFRNIIRISKKRSGQ; the protein is encoded by the coding sequence GTGCTTGACCGCCTGTTCGGCACATCGCCCTGGCTCCTGCTCGCCTTGCTGTTCCTGGGAACGGTGAGCGCGTTCAGGAACATCATCCGGATTTCGAAGAAGCGCTCGGGGCAGTGA
- a CDS encoding F0F1 ATP synthase subunit B family protein produces MVELSFLSADAAAHGEAVVHADPTALMLDPTGWVSLAMAVFIAILIWQGVPRLIGRMLDGQIAAIRGRLDEARALRAEAEALRDEYARKLAAIEADARQMVAHAEAEAEALRARAEADAAALVERRARMAEDKIAAAERAAIDELRARTVDAATEAATRLIAARHDAKADKALVDSTIAGLGSVH; encoded by the coding sequence ATGGTTGAACTTTCCTTCCTTTCCGCTGACGCGGCCGCGCATGGCGAGGCCGTGGTCCATGCCGATCCGACCGCGCTGATGCTCGATCCGACCGGCTGGGTGTCGCTGGCGATGGCGGTGTTCATCGCCATCCTGATCTGGCAGGGTGTGCCGCGCCTGATCGGGCGGATGCTCGACGGCCAGATTGCGGCCATTCGCGGCCGGCTGGACGAGGCCCGTGCGCTGCGCGCCGAGGCCGAGGCGCTGCGCGATGAATATGCGCGCAAGCTTGCCGCGATCGAGGCCGACGCCCGGCAGATGGTCGCCCATGCCGAGGCCGAGGCCGAAGCGCTGCGCGCCCGTGCCGAAGCCGATGCGGCGGCTTTGGTCGAGCGCCGGGCACGGATGGCGGAAGACAAGATCGCCGCTGCCGAGCGCGCGGCCATTGACGAACTTCGCGCCCGCACCGTCGATGCCGCGACCGAGGCCGCGACCCGGCTGATCGCCGCTCGCCACGACGCCAAGGCGGACAAGGCGCTCGTCGATTCGACGATTGCCGGGCTCGGCTCGGTTCACTGA
- a CDS encoding F0F1 ATP synthase subunit C: MEADSIKLLGAGLAAIGAGLAALGVGNVFAAFLQGALRNPSAAAGQQGNMFIGFAAAELLGLLAFVVAVLLIFVA; the protein is encoded by the coding sequence ATGGAAGCTGATTCGATCAAGCTGCTCGGTGCCGGTCTCGCGGCGATCGGTGCGGGCCTCGCCGCGCTGGGCGTGGGCAACGTCTTTGCCGCCTTCCTTCAGGGCGCGCTGCGCAACCCGTCGGCTGCTGCCGGCCAGCAGGGCAACATGTTCATCGGCTTCGCCGCCGCCGAACTTCTCGGCCTGCTCGCCTTCGTCGTCGCGGTGCTGCTGATCTTCGTCGCCTAA